In Plasmodium chabaudi chabaudi strain AS genome assembly, chromosome: 9, the following proteins share a genomic window:
- a CDS encoding erythrocyte membrane antigen 1: MKVISLGLISSIIFTIVLAKNSPDSGSTTGCFGFGRKKPKKIHTTVVAEPVKAPEIVDFDPKLTNLNFIEEFEPITIEGCKSRLPELDEVFVSETDGMIIDKVTGFSRRENDSVLSGWYIRPYEEDYEDMIKVNFIPLREYYQRMENRPPKQYDGPPPVPDMPQISELPKKQEMLVKQTVSTVQEEDAATLNRGEEFDVEIDPKVSSYLGDRENDGEGGETQGEVEENQGEYEENQDEYEESQYEYEENQNKYEKIQNEYEETQGEYGETQGEVEENQNKYEENQDECEETQGEDGETQGGGEE, translated from the exons ATGAAGGTAATATCATTAGGCCTAATTTCctcaataatatttactatAGTTTTAGCAAAAAACAGTCCAGATTCAGGGTCCACAACGGGCTGC tttggATTCGGTAGAAAAAAACCAAAGAAAATCCATACGACGGTAGTAGCTGAACCAGTTAAAGCTCCCGAAATTGTGGACTTTGACCCTAAGCTTACGAATCTCAATTTTATAGAAGAATTCGAACCAATAACAATAGAAGGTTGCAAAAGCCGCTTGCCTGAATTAGATGAAGTTTTTGTCTCAGAAACCGATGGTATGATTATTGATAAAGTGACAGGATTTTCAAGAAGAGAAAATGATTCCGTTTTATCAGGATGGTATATTAGACCATATGAAGAAGATTATGAAGATATGATTAAGGTTAATTTTATACCTCTTAGGGAATATTATCAACGAATGGAAAATAGACCACCTAAACAATATGACGGTCCCCCTCCAGTACCTGATATGCCTCAAATATCCGAACTACCTAAAAAGCAAGAAATGCTAGTAAAGCAAACAGTAAGCACAGTACAGGAAGAAGACGCAGCTACACTAAATAGAGGTGAAGAATTCGATGTAGAAATAGATCCAAAGGTTTCATCATATCTCGGAGATAGAGAAAATGATGGTGAAGGCGGCGAAACTCAAGGTGAAGTTGAAGAAAATCAAGGTgaatatgaagaaaatcaagatgaatatgaagaaagtcaatatgaatatgaagaaaatcaaaataaatatgaaaaaattcaaaatgaatatgaagAAACTCAAGGTGAATATGGAGAAACTCAAGGTGAAGTTGaagaaaatcaaaataaatatgaagaaaatcAAGATGAATGTGAAGAAACTCAAGGTGAGGATGGAGAAACTCAAGGTGGAGGTgaagaataa